Below is a genomic region from Desulfomicrobium macestii.
CGCTCACGCTGTTGGTGGCGTGTGAAAGCGATGAACGGGCCTGCAGGATGGTTGGGGGCGGAACGTCAGGAAGGCGAAGCGAGATAAGCGGGGAGACCTGTGCATGAGGTGACATGTACAGGAGTCAGAGCCTTCACAGTACCGTAATCGACATGACAGGACACCTTGGAAATGCCGGCCGGGGGAACGACACGACCTCCTCCAGGTCCGCTCCGGTGGGATGCTTGACCGGGGACGGGAGCGAAACAAACAAGCGATCGCAAGGCGTTTCTCCATGTTTGAGGAAAAGCGCGGAAAGCAAAACCGCGTCGAGGGAAGGGAGGCAGGAAGGTCAATGCGAAAAGGAGAGATGGGCTATGTCGAGGACAACCCCGCCAGTGCGTACAGCTAAACAAGGGGTAGAGACTGGTTCGCCGCAAGGCTGGACCTGGGTTGAAAAGTCCGTCTGGACGGATCGCATGTTGGCGGCCCTGGGCAACGGGGTCAAGGGAGGTAAATGGTTCAGCTTGATCGATAAGGTCTGCGCGACGTCTACCTTGAAGGCAGCCTGGCAACGGGTTGAGGCCAACAGGGGCGCAGCCGGAATAGACAGAGTCAGCATTGATCGCTTCGGGGAACAATCCTCGAAATATCTTGAAGAACTTTCCCCTGCGTTGCGCGAGGGGACATACAAGCCTCATGCGGTTCGCCGGACTTATATTCCAAAAGGCGACGGCAAGATGCGGCCTCTGGGCATTCCCACGGTGAAAGATCGAGTGGTACAGGGTGCGTTGAAGATGGTTCTGGAACCAATCTTCGAGCGCGAGTTTCATCCCAACAGCTTTGGATTTCGGCCCGGTCGCGGCTGTAAAGACGCGTTGCGGGAAGTGGTCCGATTGCTCAAGGTGGGACATACCTATGTAGTGGACGCCGACTTGAGTAGCTACTTCGACACCATTCCGCACGATCTGCTTATGCGTCGAGTGCGGGAGAAAGTGAGTGATGGCAGGGTGCTTGAGCTGGTTCAAGGCTTCCTTTCCCAAGGCATTATGGAAGACATGAAGGAATGGAAGCCAGAGGCTGGAACACCGCAGGGAGCGGTGATCAGCCCTCTGTTAGCCAATATCTATCTTCATGATTTGGATATGCTAGTGAATGGAGCTGGTTACGCTATG
It encodes:
- the ltrA gene encoding group II intron reverse transcriptase/maturase — encoded protein: MRTAKQGVETGSPQGWTWVEKSVWTDRMLAALGNGVKGGKWFSLIDKVCATSTLKAAWQRVEANRGAAGIDRVSIDRFGEQSSKYLEELSPALREGTYKPHAVRRTYIPKGDGKMRPLGIPTVKDRVVQGALKMVLEPIFEREFHPNSFGFRPGRGCKDALREVVRLLKVGHTYVVDADLSSYFDTIPHDLLMRRVREKVSDGRVLELVQGFLSQGIMEDMKEWKPEAGTPQGAVISPLLANIYLHDLDMLVNGAGYAMIRYADDFVILCRDAQAAQDALALVKKWVEANGLALHPVKTHTGNARVPGEGFEFLGYRFEAGNIHVRKKSMKKLRDKVREKTKRTCGRSIEMIVESLNPMLRGWFGYFKHADRPTFSIVDGFIRRRLRSILRKQRGQSRGTGRCLDDHKRWPNSFFAKFGLFTMKEAHVLACQSR